Within Coffea arabica cultivar ET-39 chromosome 4e, Coffea Arabica ET-39 HiFi, whole genome shotgun sequence, the genomic segment GAAACGAATGCTTCATTTATTAGTGGAGTCAACTTTGCCGTAGGTGGAAGTACAGCACTAGATAATAGTTTTTTCTACGAAAGAAACATTTCTGTGCCATCCACAAACGTCCCTCTTAGCCAACAGCTGAAATGGTTCAAGAAACATCTCAAGTTAGTGTCAGACAACCGATCACAATGCGAAGAAAGGCTAAAAAGAGCTCTTTTCATGATGGGGGAAATAGGTGGGAATGATTTCAGTACAGCTTTCTCCCAAGGCAAGTCCATAAAGGAGAGCAGGACTTATGTGCCATATGTTGTTGACGCCATATCTATTGCCATAAGAGAAGTAATTCAATTTGGGGCCAGGATTATAATAGTTCCAGGAATCATTCCCATGGGATGTTTGCCTAGTTTTCTGACATCATTTCCAAGTGCTGATCCTAAAGCTTATGATGATAAGGGCTGTTTAAAGAAACTCAACAAGTTTGTTTTGTTCTACAACAACTATCTTCAAAAAAATCTAGCAGCCCTGAGACTAGAATTTCCAGGAGTTGTCATTCGTTATTATGACTACTATAATGCCTTCCAGTATATCCTCCATAATGCTGGTTCTCTTGGTTTTGATCAAAGATCATTGCTGAAAGCATGTTGTGGAAAAGGAGGCAAGTATAACTACAGCAACGACATGATTTGTGCATCAAATGGCGTAAAAGCTTGCCTTCAGCCGGAAAGATTTGTTCATTGGGACGGAGTGCATCTAACACAAGAGGCGTACCGATATATTTCGGACCATCTGATCAGAGATATTTTGTCTAATATGTAAAGTTGAATGTGTGTCAGCAAAATTTTCATGCTGATTGATGATGATTTAAACCTGTTTTGGGTTGGAAGTTGAAATCAACTGACGATATAATTGTATACATCATGAAATAATCAGAAGATATACAAACGATATATGTAATCTTAATAGTAATTTGCCTTTAGAAACAAGTAATCTCAGTTCCACGAATTAGTTGTACCAAGAAACCAGTCGGGATCCTTCATGCCACTATTCAGTGTCAAATCCAGTGTCAATTCCACTTATCACGTGAtggtagaagaaatttaaataaacagcacatgacaaattaaataaatagaatatttaatataaatatagAAGTCACACTAAATGATCACATGAAAAAATTGCCACCGAAGATCCCGTGTGCCGAGAAACAGTCATGTAGGAATGCAGGGCTGGTGTAGCTCAGTAGCTGCATGCGtcaatggcggcctattaagTTGACCTGCCTAAACTTGCCTACTAATAAATCGCTGGATTTAAACGGATATCCAATAAATTTTAAATGGATTTAAGTGGCCGATTCAATTAAACTTATTTAATTATTGGATTTAAGTGAGTTGACTTGCATTACTCATTCATACCAACTTTTAAACTCAACTTGTAGTCGGTGTTAAACAGTtaaacttgaatttttttttaatacaagtCTAATAACTAGTTATTTTCAAAGTTTACCTGAAATATTTTCTGcggtgtttctttttttttttttttgttatctttTTTCCTCCTGCTCCGGGAAATTCAAGTAAACTCTTCAATTTCAGTGGGTGTGCTAATTGATGTTTTGTGTTAATAGCTACAATATTTTCAACTCTTGTAATATGACGTTATTTCAAATTTATCATGATCACTATTTTGTGTCATGCATGTACAATATTCattggttattttattttatttgggtagaaaaaaatttatttattagcTTGATATGTCTTTAATTTTTATCACAATAAaatgtcatttattttttactatTAAACAATGTCCATATAGAAAAAAATGGGTAATTAGATATACCTATGTCTGTTTAAAACTTTACTCATTTATGAATTATGATCCGTCCGTTTTAACTTTTTTATTAAATGGGTTAATTTAAGCCAGCCTTGGGGACTCTGACTATAGATCGGAAAAAAACCTTGGTGCGTTGTTACGTAAACAAAGCTGGCCCAAATTTGATGGTGAAAAtcttccctctctctttctttttctagtgGTTTTCCTACGCTACTTCAACACTAATCTATTTAAGAAGGACCCAAACGGGTTAGAGAGAATTGATTGGAATTAAACCAACATCAAATTATATACGCCCATTTAAATTTGAAAAGGCAAAAATTGAATTCTTGACCTCTCACTACACAAAGACTTTTGTATCCAAAAAGCCATTAAAAGGTTTTTGTGATGGCCAAGGAgccattgattttttttttcgtgtTGTTTATATGTACCAAGTACCAATTTTTGCACCCACTCTTTCGTGTTGTTTTTGTGCTAGGTCCTGGTTGGGGCGCCGGGCCGGGCCGaagtgggattagtcgggccgccttTACGGACTTGACCCGAACACCCATTCCGtcgacaaacaaaaaaaaaaaaaaaaaaaaaaaaagtaccaaTTTTTGCACCTT encodes:
- the LOC113743048 gene encoding GDSL esterase/lipase At5g03980-like; protein product: MISSVKFSFLIVFSFLCTVSSAKENTGPFKIIYQFGDSLADRGNRIRQSGVTSVFNVSSLPYGMTYFHKPTGRFSNGLLVIDYIAKALHLPLLHPYLETNASFISGVNFAVGGSTALDNSFFYERNISVPSTNVPLSQQLKWFKKHLKLVSDNRSQCEERLKRALFMMGEIGGNDFSTAFSQGKSIKESRTYVPYVVDAISIAIREVIQFGARIIIVPGIIPMGCLPSFLTSFPSADPKAYDDKGCLKKLNKFVLFYNNYLQKNLAALRLEFPGVVIRYYDYYNAFQYILHNAGSLGFDQRSLLKACCGKGGKYNYSNDMICASNGVKACLQPERFVHWDGVHLTQEAYRYISDHLIRDILSNM